Within Lytechinus variegatus isolate NC3 chromosome 15, Lvar_3.0, whole genome shotgun sequence, the genomic segment ATGCTTCCTCAAATCATTTTGTTGCCAGCCCTAGAGTGTCTTCATTTTGTTCGAGCCAGCAGGACTCCAACAATACACAACCACATGGTATCTGTAGACAAAAATCTTTTCCAATAATGATATTCAAAGCAAGTTCTACACCTGCGTCATTTGCTTCAGTTCATATCAGAAGAACCTTATATTCTCATCACCTTCATTGGGTACAGGCAAGCGATATGCGGGCAAAGATATCTTCCTAGCTTTACTTCGATCTTCAGTTTTCATCAGGAAACCTTTTCGAGGTCTACTCGCGCTCAGGTCATTGACGACATCATCGACGAAGCGAACTCGATGCTGATGTCCGTTAGTTGGACTGCCAGCCTTAATGGTGTTGTTGTTAAGATGTCTTATCCCACTGACTTGCTGCGACGTCGGACCCGTATGTACCGTGCATCGTCTACCGTTCGGACGTCGACTCGACATCATCGGTGAGGGTGACGAGACGCGTTCGGTCTCGCTGCTGTTGTCGTGACTGCTACTGCTCTCGTCGTGGTGCGAGTCGTCACTCGACTTCGCTCCGTTGCTTCTATCATCCTCGGACATCGACATTCCCCTCGTATCGTGTAAGCTACTAATAAGTTTCTCATTTGCTTTGTTCAGTGCGTTAATCTGTTTTTCTTGCTTCATAACCTGTCGTTCAAGTTCGCGTATACGGCGATCCTTGTCACCAAGCTTTGAAACAATTTCTTGCCTCTCTCGCTTGAGACATCCCTCAAAGTACATCAAATCAGAGATGAGATCGGTAAACTGGGAGTCTTTTTCGTGTGCTTGCGACATGATTTTATCTTCACTTTCTTCGAGTTTGAGTTTCCAGCCAGCTAAGAGTTGTCTTGTTCTTGTCTTCTGTAGGTCCATCTGATGGCCCATCTCACCAAGGGTAGTCTGGGCTGCAGCCAGCTTCTCTCGGAGTAGCTTTACTTCGCTTTCCAACTGCGCagacaaaaagaacaaaatgtatATCGTAAATGGACTAAATCtttaacaaaaatacaatttgatcGATTGTTaggaataataaataaaactaATTACTATTCATGTCATTGAtatgggtcgtgtggtccagtggttagaacattggactcataatcgcaaggttgggagttcgaatccccactcggccattgtctccactttgattttaataaaaggtCCAAGAGTAATATATatcgtctataaggtcagccattatgactgattaacctaaaCGTAAAATGTTTTCAAGGTCACTGGTTATATACCACCTCGGCATGTACCAGCAAAACGCTGTCCTGCCGAATTCCTACGGGGTTACCATAAAACAGAAACAGGACAGAAACAGTTTTGTAACTGAAgacgagagagagagggaggtaGGGGATGAGATGAAAATGAGGGGTaggtagaggggggggggtgaaagagTGGAGagaatttcaacaaaatactaTCTATATTTAGTTTGGTATTATCAGTTGTCAAGTTACATCGTATGGGAAGAAAGCTTAGGGAATAAGAAGCCTCCCAACatattcattcttttcttttctccaatTTAAACTATTCTTAATCTCCAGCGAGAAGAAAATGCAGCATATTGTAAAACACGTCATGGAGACCTTGTTGTACTTTGAAAACCAAGTAAAGGAAGCTCCAGAAGAACTTGAGGCAGAGAAAGAAATTTCCTTGTATCTTCAATATTGTGTGGCAAGACAGTTCGTAGAACTTCAGCTGTTTTGCAAACACACTTTCTAATTCAGCGAGCAAACTTGAAAAAGGGGAAGCTCTGGGGCAGCTtaacaaaacaagaaaaaaaaaataaccaagatTCTTTACAAGAAGAAAGCATTATGCCTCTAGATGAACAAATAAGTATTATATAGATTGCATACCTGACAGGATTTTAAACACTGAAGTTAATGAGGTCGGGCTATTACAACGTCCCCTATTTAAAAATCAGCAAATATTTCGTTTACATGCGTTATTAGGACCCCATGTGCAGTCTCGTCTACTTTGACGGGGTTTATGTGCGTTTTTTTATGACAGTTaacaggggccgattgcacgaaatggtctttccaaggaccgtctttcgtgtcgcccatcttttatgatacgctataggCGGTGTGTTTCTGAAATTCATGattaagaataagattcgttagtttgctgttaaatcaaattttatacgatttcatgataaatcacatcattttataaacaaatattttgtttaatttaacggacgaatgaaacatgtttgcagatgatttatttaaaatgcgtttcacatggcgcatcataaaagatgggcgacacgaaagacggtccttgcaaagaccctttc encodes:
- the LOC121428455 gene encoding uncharacterized protein LOC121428455 isoform X1 is translated as MKDISQRMMHSPDSDVIGRYKGEKTKQQLESEVKLLREKLAAAQTTLGEMGHQMDLQKTRTRQLLAGWKLKLEESEDKIMSQAHEKDSQFTDLISDLMYFEGCLKRERQEIVSKLGDKDRRIRELERQVMKQEKQINALNKANEKLISSLHDTRGMSMSEDDRSNGAKSSDDSHHDESSSSHDNSSETERVSSPSPMMSSRRPNGRRCTVHTGPTSQQVSGIRHLNNNTIKAGSPTNGHQHRVRFVDDVVNDLSASRPRKGFLMKTEDRSKARKISLPAYRLPVPNEGDENIRFF
- the LOC121428455 gene encoding uncharacterized protein LOC121428455 isoform X2, with product MLTKGKERLVYVGKNLIKLESEVKLLREKLAAAQTTLGEMGHQMDLQKTRTRQLLAGWKLKLEESEDKIMSQAHEKDSQFTDLISDLMYFEGCLKRERQEIVSKLGDKDRRIRELERQVMKQEKQINALNKANEKLISSLHDTRGMSMSEDDRSNGAKSSDDSHHDESSSSHDNSSETERVSSPSPMMSSRRPNGRRCTVHTGPTSQQVSGIRHLNNNTIKAGSPTNGHQHRVRFVDDVVNDLSASRPRKGFLMKTEDRSKARKISLPAYRLPVPNEGDENIRFF
- the LOC121428455 gene encoding uncharacterized protein LOC121428455 isoform X3; protein product: MKKVTFLESEVKLLREKLAAAQTTLGEMGHQMDLQKTRTRQLLAGWKLKLEESEDKIMSQAHEKDSQFTDLISDLMYFEGCLKRERQEIVSKLGDKDRRIRELERQVMKQEKQINALNKANEKLISSLHDTRGMSMSEDDRSNGAKSSDDSHHDESSSSHDNSSETERVSSPSPMMSSRRPNGRRCTVHTGPTSQQVSGIRHLNNNTIKAGSPTNGHQHRVRFVDDVVNDLSASRPRKGFLMKTEDRSKARKISLPAYRLPVPNEGDENIRFF
- the LOC121428455 gene encoding uncharacterized protein LOC121428455 isoform X4 is translated as MGHQMDLQKTRTRQLLAGWKLKLEESEDKIMSQAHEKDSQFTDLISDLMYFEGCLKRERQEIVSKLGDKDRRIRELERQVMKQEKQINALNKANEKLISSLHDTRGMSMSEDDRSNGAKSSDDSHHDESSSSHDNSSETERVSSPSPMMSSRRPNGRRCTVHTGPTSQQVSGIRHLNNNTIKAGSPTNGHQHRVRFVDDVVNDLSASRPRKGFLMKTEDRSKARKISLPAYRLPVPNEGDENIRFF